In one window of Mucilaginibacter auburnensis DNA:
- a CDS encoding type II toxin-antitoxin system Phd/YefM family antitoxin, protein MITTYSDFRQQLKSWLDKVRNNHTPLFVTNAKGEDVVVLSKSDYESMEETFYLLKNPNNAARILKGITDYEKGLGKARKLIEE, encoded by the coding sequence ATGATAACTACATATTCCGATTTCCGGCAGCAATTAAAATCGTGGTTAGATAAAGTAAGAAATAATCACACTCCTTTATTTGTTACCAATGCAAAAGGCGAAGATGTAGTGGTGCTTTCAAAATCTGACTATGAAAGTATGGAAGAGACATTTTATCTTCTTAAAAACCCTAATAACGCTGCACGCATATTGAAAGGTATTACAGATTATGAAAAGGGGCTTGGCAAAGCAAGAAAGCTGATTGAAGAATGA
- a CDS encoding PP2C family protein-serine/threonine phosphatase, which produces MQDIEQNSGEDELIRLLLKRQSELNSLLEVTRAINKNTSTPLLIQMLEAILQSYLHVGRFRFLIEKDNNFACISKYGGQIEQTGILSKACASLHKIKSPESLANNANPVLSKYDYFIPIYHKNKALAYALIGDFDTSGEMLNNDLNFIQTLVNVVVVALENKKLFKERLQAERLQREMELAAEVQNMLIPLRVHKETAVEIGARYLPHQNIGGDYFDFIRLNENEFLWCIADVSGKGVSAALLMANFQATLHAWTAVEDDLTNIVERLNQKVIDNTKGERFITLFLAKYNQTTRKLNYINSGHNPTILYSNGEAVPLKLGTTMIGAFEQLPFLNQGEVDIEPGSLLFNYTDGLLDIEPSGDKKWNEELLLDFVIARGEEDPDNFNQALLDHLNFNLKGKPIDDITMLTLRIF; this is translated from the coding sequence ATGCAGGATATTGAACAGAATTCAGGCGAAGATGAACTGATACGTTTATTGTTAAAACGGCAATCGGAGTTAAACTCATTGTTGGAGGTTACCCGTGCAATTAACAAAAATACTTCTACTCCGCTGCTTATACAGATGTTGGAAGCTATTTTACAGAGCTACTTGCATGTTGGGCGTTTCAGGTTCCTGATTGAAAAAGACAACAATTTTGCCTGCATATCCAAGTATGGTGGTCAGATTGAACAAACCGGCATATTAAGCAAGGCATGCGCCAGCTTGCACAAAATTAAAAGTCCCGAGTCATTGGCTAATAATGCTAATCCGGTTTTAAGCAAATACGATTACTTTATCCCCATATATCATAAAAACAAAGCGCTTGCCTATGCCCTGATCGGCGATTTTGATACTTCCGGTGAGATGCTCAACAACGACCTTAACTTTATACAAACCCTTGTAAATGTTGTGGTGGTAGCGCTTGAAAATAAAAAACTTTTTAAAGAACGCCTGCAGGCTGAACGTTTACAACGCGAAATGGAACTGGCCGCCGAAGTACAGAATATGCTCATTCCGTTAAGGGTGCATAAAGAAACAGCAGTTGAAATAGGCGCTCGTTATTTACCTCACCAAAACATTGGCGGCGATTATTTTGATTTTATCCGCCTGAATGAAAATGAGTTTTTATGGTGTATTGCTGACGTATCCGGAAAGGGGGTTTCGGCCGCCTTATTGATGGCCAATTTTCAGGCAACCTTGCATGCATGGACGGCGGTAGAAGATGATCTCACCAATATTGTTGAACGCCTTAACCAAAAGGTGATTGACAACACCAAAGGCGAACGCTTTATTACCTTGTTTTTAGCAAAATATAACCAAACAACCCGCAAACTTAACTACATCAATTCGGGCCATAATCCAACTATACTTTATAGTAATGGCGAGGCTGTACCGCTAAAACTGGGCACAACCATGATAGGCGCATTTGAGCAATTACCTTTTTTAAACCAGGGAGAAGTAGATATTGAACCCGGAAGCTTATTGTTTAATTATACTGATGGGTTATTAGATATTGAGCCATCGGGCGATAAAAAGTGGAATGAGGAGCTATTGCTTGATTTTGTTATAGCACGGGGAGAAGAAGATCCGGACAACTTTAACCAGGCACTTTTAGATCATTTAAACTTTAACCTTAAAGGCAAGCCAATTGACGACATAACCATGTTGACGTTGCGCATCTTCTAA
- a CDS encoding glycosyltransferase family 2 protein, whose product MIATLSTFFLLLTAFYLLVLGYLIKGWWALKRPRVNTSGFETKVTVLIAARNEEESIHLTINDILAQDYPRHLTEIIIVDDHSTDDTANIIRSYADRGVKLLQLNEDRPLNSYKKKAISEAINLSTGELMVATDADCRMGNKWLSTIVGYYEAENPVMISSPVSYFEERSLFELMQTLEFSYLIGIGASFIGNGRASTCNGANLAYRKDVFYEVGGFKGIDDLASGDDELLLQKVAQRFPGRIGFTKITDAVVYTHAKHTLSGFLQQRRRWASKSTRYKDKKIVALAVGIWLFNVSLLISGVLSLFSTEILQLFLLQFALKIAVETWFLIPIMHFFKRLALVPLILLVSPAHVVYLVYIGMVSNNNKYVWKGRMVR is encoded by the coding sequence TTGATCGCAACGCTTAGTACCTTTTTCTTACTGCTCACAGCATTCTACTTGCTGGTACTGGGCTATCTTATAAAAGGATGGTGGGCATTAAAGCGTCCACGTGTAAATACGTCAGGCTTTGAAACAAAGGTTACCGTTTTAATAGCGGCACGGAACGAGGAAGAAAGCATACACCTTACTATTAACGATATTTTAGCTCAGGATTACCCCAGGCATCTGACTGAAATTATAATTGTTGACGACCACTCAACCGATGACACTGCCAATATCATCCGCAGCTATGCCGACCGTGGTGTAAAACTGCTTCAGTTAAATGAAGACCGGCCGCTTAACTCTTATAAAAAGAAAGCCATAAGCGAAGCGATAAATCTTTCAACCGGAGAGCTGATGGTGGCAACCGATGCAGACTGCCGCATGGGTAACAAGTGGTTGTCTACTATAGTTGGTTATTATGAAGCAGAAAATCCGGTAATGATCTCCTCTCCGGTTAGCTATTTTGAAGAGCGATCATTGTTTGAGTTAATGCAAACGCTGGAGTTTTCGTACTTGATAGGTATAGGCGCTTCTTTTATCGGAAATGGCCGCGCATCAACCTGCAACGGTGCCAACCTTGCTTATCGTAAGGATGTGTTTTACGAAGTTGGGGGCTTCAAAGGCATTGATGATCTTGCTTCAGGCGACGACGAGTTGCTGCTTCAAAAAGTAGCTCAACGCTTCCCAGGCCGTATTGGCTTCACTAAAATTACAGATGCTGTTGTTTATACCCATGCTAAACATACCCTGTCGGGTTTTTTGCAGCAACGCAGGCGTTGGGCTTCCAAATCGACCCGATATAAAGACAAAAAAATTGTTGCCTTAGCCGTAGGCATCTGGCTATTTAACGTTTCGTTATTAATTAGCGGTGTTTTGAGTTTATTTAGTACCGAGATATTGCAACTCTTCCTTTTACAATTCGCTCTTAAAATCGCGGTAGAGACCTGGTTCCTCATTCCAATTATGCATTTTTTTAAACGGCTTGCTTTGGTACCTCTTATTTTATTGGTATCACCGGCGCACGTTGTGTACCTGGTTTATATAGGAATGGTCAGCAACAACAATAAATACGTTTGGAAAGGCCGGATGGTGAGGTAA
- a CDS encoding ribonuclease HII translates to MLLARFQHELIEAGCDEAGRGCLAGPVFAAAVILPHDFEHPLLNDSKQITEELRYALRTEIEQKAIAYAVASCDNLEIDEINILNASFLAMHRAVEKLHMQPQLLLIDGNRFNKHHTIPHQCIIGGDGKYLSIAAASILAKTYRDDYMREIAALHPEYEWHSNKGYPTIKHRRTVLSIGYTPYHRRTFKVTSLITAQPETEVL, encoded by the coding sequence GTGTTATTAGCCAGATTTCAGCATGAATTAATTGAGGCCGGTTGTGATGAGGCCGGCAGAGGTTGCCTTGCCGGGCCTGTGTTTGCCGCCGCCGTTATTTTACCACATGATTTTGAACATCCGCTGCTCAACGATTCCAAGCAAATAACCGAAGAATTAAGATACGCCCTTCGTACCGAGATAGAACAAAAAGCCATTGCATACGCTGTAGCATCATGCGATAACCTGGAGATAGACGAGATCAACATTCTAAATGCTTCGTTTTTGGCTATGCACCGCGCTGTTGAAAAATTACATATGCAGCCGCAATTGTTATTGATAGATGGCAATCGCTTTAACAAGCATCACACCATACCTCACCAGTGTATTATAGGTGGCGATGGCAAATACCTGAGCATTGCAGCTGCTTCTATTTTAGCCAAAACCTATCGTGATGACTATATGAGAGAGATAGCAGCACTTCACCCCGAATATGAATGGCACAGCAATAAAGGCTATCCAACAATAAAACACCGCCGAACTGTGTTAAGCATTGGCTATACTCCCTATCACCGTCGCACTTTCAAAGTTACATCACTTATAACCGCCCAACCGGAAACCGAAGTTCTTTAA
- a CDS encoding ABC transporter permease, with product MVELTPSQRTWKAFKQNKLAMAGLLFIILASITAVLGYLIMPDDTPSANNQAIQLSLKKPGSTFKLLLIRKEGNIDTVGFFTKMLYGQPAMYTSVPITGFKFVKDTIYVNEYIGDEDKPEIKAYNIFEVVKGIKPIYTNDRVIIGRQKLSKGEALNARFTDQIINNHITQKTFLLGSDLYGRDILSRLILGARISLSVGIMAVVISLLVGVTIGALAGYFGGWVDNVLSWLMNILWSLPALLLVLAISFALGKGLWQIYIAVGLSMWVEVARLVRGQVISLKQTEYIEAVRALGFGNTRIIIRHILPNISGPVMVMASSNFASAILLEAGLSFLGFGAQPPTPTWGGMIREHYGYIIMDAAYLSVVPGLAIMLIVYAFNLVTVALRDAFDIKSQNLRV from the coding sequence TTGGTAGAGTTAACACCTTCACAACGTACCTGGAAAGCTTTTAAGCAGAACAAACTCGCCATGGCAGGGTTGCTTTTCATTATATTGGCATCAATTACAGCTGTGTTGGGTTATTTAATAATGCCAGATGATACGCCATCTGCCAACAACCAGGCCATACAACTCAGCCTTAAAAAACCTGGAAGCACCTTTAAATTGTTGCTAATAAGAAAAGAGGGAAATATTGATACCGTGGGCTTTTTCACAAAAATGCTGTATGGTCAGCCGGCCATGTACACATCTGTTCCAATAACAGGTTTCAAGTTTGTAAAAGACACTATCTATGTTAACGAGTACATTGGAGATGAAGACAAGCCGGAAATAAAGGCATACAATATTTTTGAGGTAGTGAAAGGTATTAAACCTATATATACCAATGACCGGGTAATTATTGGCAGGCAAAAACTATCCAAAGGCGAAGCGTTGAATGCCCGCTTTACAGATCAAATCATCAATAACCACATCACCCAAAAAACCTTTTTATTGGGCAGCGATCTATATGGGCGCGACATTTTAAGCCGATTAATATTAGGGGCCCGCATATCACTTTCCGTTGGAATAATGGCAGTGGTTATTAGTTTATTAGTAGGTGTTACCATTGGAGCCTTAGCCGGTTATTTCGGCGGATGGGTTGACAATGTGTTAAGCTGGCTGATGAATATTTTGTGGAGCTTACCTGCCTTATTGTTAGTATTGGCTATTTCCTTTGCCTTAGGCAAGGGCCTGTGGCAAATATACATTGCCGTTGGGTTGTCAATGTGGGTAGAGGTGGCCCGCCTTGTGCGCGGGCAAGTGATAAGCCTGAAACAAACCGAATATATTGAAGCCGTGCGAGCATTGGGTTTTGGTAATACGCGGATTATTATCCGCCATATTTTACCCAATATAAGCGGACCGGTTATGGTAATGGCTTCATCCAACTTTGCATCGGCTATATTATTGGAGGCCGGCCTAAGTTTTTTAGGCTTTGGTGCACAGCCACCCACCCCAACCTGGGGTGGTATGATACGCGAACACTACGGTTATATAATTATGGATGCCGCTTACCTGTCTGTTGTGCCTGGTTTAGCTATCATGCTCATTGTCTATGCTTTCAATCTTGTAACAGTAGCTTTACGTGATGCCTTCGACATAAAATCGCAAAATCTCCGCGTGTAA
- a CDS encoding glycosyltransferase family 4 protein codes for MKILILAHRVPFPQNGGYSIVVCNTIRGLLRMGHEVSLLALNNKAGLDNCRPDDDIAEKLNYKIHRIDTTVTVLQVAANLLQKTSFNIDRYFDEDFEHLLITEVKTNNFDIIQFEGLQTTLYFDAVRKNSRARLIYRAHNIENQLWDRMSQQKIDPFKKAYLKMHARRIKNYELDVLNKFDALLVFTNEDKQTLANDGITIKINVLPLGVRLEQYQPNARLTEFPSLFFLGSLDWLPNREGMEWFLENFHKEIATGELMTRLYVAGNDIPDVFDDYEALGKIFIQGEVDDAMEFVNSKAIMIVPLLTSGGMRVKMVEGMAMQKCIISTSLGAEGINYVNGRDLLIANTVPEFYKAIKRCISDENYCRKIGANARKLIEEQYDNDVITQKLVEFYNKCLQSPF; via the coding sequence TTGAAGATACTTATCCTGGCGCATCGTGTTCCGTTTCCGCAAAATGGCGGGTACTCCATTGTGGTATGTAATACCATAAGGGGTTTGCTGCGCATGGGGCATGAGGTATCATTATTAGCACTCAACAACAAAGCAGGTTTAGATAATTGTCGCCCCGATGATGACATTGCCGAAAAGTTAAATTATAAGATCCACCGGATAGATACCACGGTTACCGTTTTGCAGGTAGCGGCCAATTTGCTCCAAAAAACATCTTTTAACATTGACCGGTATTTTGATGAGGACTTTGAGCATTTACTAATAACCGAGGTTAAAACTAACAACTTCGATATTATACAATTTGAGGGTCTTCAAACTACACTTTACTTTGATGCGGTACGGAAAAACTCAAGGGCCCGACTGATCTACCGCGCGCACAACATTGAGAACCAGTTGTGGGACCGCATGTCTCAGCAAAAAATTGATCCTTTTAAAAAAGCCTACCTTAAAATGCATGCCCGGCGCATCAAAAATTATGAGCTGGATGTGCTGAATAAGTTTGACGCGCTTTTGGTGTTTACCAACGAAGACAAGCAAACTTTGGCTAACGATGGCATCACAATAAAAATCAATGTGCTGCCGCTGGGCGTAAGGTTAGAACAGTATCAACCTAATGCCAGGTTAACCGAGTTTCCGAGTTTGTTTTTTCTTGGATCATTAGATTGGTTGCCTAACCGCGAGGGCATGGAATGGTTCCTGGAAAATTTTCATAAAGAAATTGCAACCGGCGAACTAATGACCAGGCTTTACGTAGCCGGCAATGATATCCCCGATGTATTTGACGATTATGAAGCCCTTGGCAAAATTTTTATACAAGGCGAAGTGGACGACGCCATGGAATTTGTAAACAGCAAGGCCATCATGATCGTTCCGCTTTTAACCAGTGGCGGTATGCGGGTAAAAATGGTAGAGGGCATGGCCATGCAAAAGTGCATCATCTCCACATCGTTAGGCGCAGAGGGCATTAACTACGTAAATGGGCGTGATTTATTAATTGCCAACACAGTGCCCGAATTTTACAAAGCTATAAAACGCTGTATAAGCGATGAAAACTATTGTCGTAAAATAGGCGCTAATGCCCGCAAACTTATTGAGGAACAGTATGACAACGATGTTATTACTCAAAAACTGGTTGAGTTTTACAACAAGTGCCTGCAATCACCTTTCTGA
- a CDS encoding Txe/YoeB family addiction module toxin, whose amino-acid sequence MSIIFLEDAWEDYLYWQNKDKSTLKKINSLIKEIERTPFEGNGKPEPLRHSLSGWWSRRINLEHRLVYKIDGDAIVILQCRYHY is encoded by the coding sequence ATGAGCATCATTTTTCTTGAAGATGCCTGGGAAGATTACCTCTACTGGCAAAATAAAGACAAATCCACGCTCAAAAAAATAAATTCCCTGATAAAAGAAATAGAGCGGACTCCATTTGAAGGTAACGGAAAACCGGAGCCATTGCGTCATAGTCTTTCGGGGTGGTGGTCGCGCAGGATTAATTTAGAACATAGGTTAGTATATAAAATTGACGGCGACGCTATTGTTATTCTTCAATGTAGATATCACTATTAG